A region from the Solibacillus sp. FSL H8-0523 genome encodes:
- the lon gene encoding endopeptidase La gives MEVNTRVTKKLTNMPVLPLRGLLVYPTMVLHIDVGRERSIAALEHAMLGDSTIFLVTQKDLRVEAPVKSDLFEMGTLAKVKQMLKLPNGTLRILVEGLHRAKMLSYEESDKFTIADLEIFEDETYKDSETEALMRTVLTYFEKYAKSSNKITTETIESVLDIEQPGRLADVITSHLPFKIGEKQEVLAITNIKKRLDHLMIRLHDEQEILNLEKKISSKVKQAMERTQKEYYLREQMKAIQTELGDRDGKTGEIAELRKKIEAAGMPESTQKVAFKELDRYEKLPAASAESGVIRNYLEWLVSIPWSEKTEDRIDIEYAEEILNRDHDGLEKVKERVLEYLSVRQLMNNLRGPILCLAGPPGVGKTSLARSIAESLDRKFVRVSLGGVRDESEIRGHRRTYVGAMPGRIIQGMKKAGTTNPVFLLDEIDKMSNDFRGDPSAAMLEVLDPEQNNTFSDHYIEEPYNLQDVLFIATANDLSTIPAPLLDRMEVINIAGYTEYEKVEITKNHLIPKQMTEHGLKRAQLLIKDEAITDLIRYYTREAGVRGLERQVATVCRKAAKKIVSNEKKKVTVSSKILVDMLGKHRFRYGQAETENQVGVATGLAYTTVGGDTLQIEVSLTPGKGKLVLTGKLGDVMKESAQIALSFVRTLTNNLGLDADYFEQHDIHIHVPEGAVPKDGPSAGITMTTAIVSAITGKAIKREVGMTGEVTLRGRVLPIGGLKEKSLSAHRAGLTTIIIPQDNERDIDDIPETVREQLTFKLVSQAEEVLAIALDGGFRK, from the coding sequence ATGGAGGTGAATACCCGCGTGACGAAAAAATTAACGAATATGCCAGTTTTACCTTTAAGAGGACTTTTAGTATACCCCACAATGGTTTTACATATTGATGTGGGACGTGAGCGTTCAATCGCTGCACTAGAACATGCAATGTTAGGAGATAGCACAATCTTTTTAGTTACACAAAAAGATTTACGTGTTGAAGCTCCGGTAAAATCAGACTTGTTTGAAATGGGTACATTAGCAAAAGTGAAGCAAATGCTAAAATTACCAAACGGTACACTACGCATTTTAGTAGAGGGCTTACACCGAGCAAAAATGCTGAGCTATGAAGAATCAGATAAATTTACAATTGCTGACCTAGAGATTTTTGAGGACGAAACGTATAAAGATTCTGAAACAGAAGCATTAATGCGTACGGTATTAACCTACTTCGAAAAATATGCAAAATCGTCGAACAAAATTACGACAGAAACAATTGAATCAGTTTTAGACATTGAGCAACCAGGTCGTTTAGCGGATGTCATCACTTCTCATTTACCATTTAAAATCGGTGAAAAACAAGAAGTATTAGCGATTACAAACATTAAAAAACGTTTAGATCATTTAATGATTCGCTTGCATGATGAGCAAGAAATTCTGAACTTAGAAAAGAAAATCAGCTCAAAAGTAAAACAAGCGATGGAGCGCACGCAAAAGGAATACTATTTACGTGAGCAAATGAAAGCCATTCAAACAGAGCTTGGCGATCGCGACGGTAAAACGGGCGAAATTGCGGAGCTTCGTAAAAAAATCGAAGCTGCAGGCATGCCGGAATCGACACAAAAGGTTGCGTTTAAAGAGCTGGATCGTTACGAAAAACTGCCAGCAGCAAGTGCTGAGAGTGGTGTTATTCGTAACTACCTAGAATGGTTAGTGTCAATTCCTTGGAGTGAAAAAACAGAGGACCGCATTGATATTGAGTATGCAGAGGAGATTTTAAACCGCGATCATGATGGCTTAGAAAAAGTCAAAGAGCGAGTGTTAGAATATTTATCTGTGCGTCAATTAATGAATAACTTACGCGGACCGATTCTTTGTTTAGCAGGACCTCCAGGTGTTGGTAAAACAAGCTTAGCGCGTTCAATCGCCGAAAGCTTAGACCGTAAATTTGTGCGTGTATCACTTGGTGGTGTGCGTGATGAATCAGAAATCCGTGGTCACCGCCGTACGTATGTTGGTGCAATGCCGGGTCGTATTATTCAAGGAATGAAAAAAGCAGGGACGACAAATCCTGTATTCTTACTGGATGAAATCGATAAAATGTCGAATGACTTCCGTGGCGACCCATCAGCAGCAATGCTTGAAGTGTTAGATCCTGAGCAAAACAATACGTTCAGCGATCACTACATCGAAGAGCCGTACAATTTACAAGACGTATTATTCATTGCAACAGCGAATGATTTAAGTACAATTCCAGCACCTCTGCTTGACCGTATGGAAGTGATTAATATCGCAGGCTATACCGAGTATGAGAAAGTGGAAATTACAAAAAACCATTTAATTCCTAAGCAAATGACGGAACATGGTTTAAAGAGAGCACAATTACTAATTAAAGATGAAGCAATTACAGATTTAATTCGTTATTATACGCGTGAAGCTGGTGTGCGTGGCCTAGAGCGCCAAGTTGCAACAGTTTGTCGTAAAGCGGCGAAGAAAATCGTTTCTAATGAAAAGAAAAAAGTAACGGTTTCATCAAAAATTTTAGTTGATATGCTAGGTAAACACCGCTTCCGTTACGGTCAAGCCGAAACGGAAAACCAAGTTGGGGTCGCAACAGGTCTTGCGTACACAACGGTTGGTGGCGATACACTTCAAATTGAGGTTTCGTTAACGCCTGGTAAAGGAAAGTTAGTATTAACAGGGAAGCTTGGCGATGTGATGAAGGAATCTGCTCAAATCGCGTTATCATTTGTCCGTACGTTAACAAACAATTTAGGACTAGATGCCGATTATTTCGAGCAGCATGACATTCATATTCACGTTCCAGAAGGTGCTGTACCAAAGGATGGCCCTTCTGCAGGTATTACAATGACAACGGCAATCGTTTCAGCGATTACAGGCAAAGCGATTAAACGCGAAGTCGGTATGACAGGTGAAGTGACGCTTCGTGGTCGTGTCTTACCTATCGGTGGTTTAAAGGAAAAATCGTTAAGTGCTCACCGCGCTGGCTTAACAACGATTATTATTCCGCAAGACAATGAACGTGATATTGATGATATTCCAGAAACAGTTCGTGAGCAGCTCACATTTAAACTAGTGTCGCAAGCTGAAGAAGTATTAGCGATTGCACTAGATGGAGGTTTTAGGAAGTAA
- a CDS encoding phosphate ABC transporter ATPase has translation MLKKWAIALLAIMVVLAIFPMGKTAEAATTYTFVSAQYTETEAKDGTVTRTLKSITLKNNSGTLGTFQVANTNQFYINNTLTTIEGFKNGMTVTITTKLNKIKEMRALTNVEDGSIVANTKQLTGTVTSVDPNGLQLQVKVDGSSAKNYSISSSTEVFKNNGSVDVSAIYVGDRVRLKFATAKTSRIAEIYIISSAALVEELYKANVNSVNTTKNSMVVKNIHPLLNWRFGTDTTTAQKTYTFTNKTSIYVGNKKISKAQLKNYKNSEIYFVTKKQFSKEVVDKMIVLAKNERTYYQPIDRVSLNVNTLTLRNTLKIQYHKGSILIRNGRLVEPEGLISLGSNQSPIATTAFVLTDGATKSEYAHVVNISNDAFIAPNLSKYDLYFGRIDVADVGAYQVELSNLEHFNNHFWNSNSTITPFAFSNSTIASEIDRSSKFKVIPELDLDLYDSYSNSPNPYYGYFYVNDGHIQGIHFVPGEKLATLTLTGRVDSVNYSTQKISIKDSSQWNRDGSWSSRYGALSIDVSKAMIVKNGKVITINDVKATDHITAIASSTSNVYVLMVNE, from the coding sequence TTGCTAAAGAAATGGGCAATAGCGTTATTGGCAATTATGGTTGTTTTAGCAATTTTTCCAATGGGAAAGACAGCTGAGGCAGCAACTACATATACTTTTGTAAGCGCACAATATACAGAAACTGAAGCAAAAGATGGTACGGTGACACGTACGCTAAAATCGATCACATTGAAAAATAATAGTGGTACATTAGGTACATTCCAAGTAGCCAATACAAACCAGTTTTACATTAATAATACGTTAACAACGATTGAAGGCTTTAAAAACGGGATGACCGTTACAATAACGACAAAACTTAATAAAATCAAAGAAATGCGAGCTTTAACAAATGTTGAGGATGGCTCAATTGTTGCAAATACAAAGCAATTAACAGGTACGGTTACATCGGTAGATCCGAACGGCTTACAACTTCAAGTGAAGGTGGATGGCTCTTCTGCAAAGAATTATTCGATTTCAAGTAGTACAGAAGTGTTCAAAAATAACGGATCTGTTGATGTGAGTGCAATTTATGTTGGTGACCGTGTGCGCTTAAAGTTTGCAACGGCAAAAACGTCTCGTATAGCCGAAATTTATATTATTAGTTCAGCGGCATTAGTTGAAGAATTATATAAGGCAAACGTGAATTCAGTTAACACTACGAAAAATTCAATGGTTGTTAAAAATATACACCCATTATTGAATTGGCGCTTTGGCACAGATACGACAACAGCGCAAAAGACATATACATTTACAAATAAGACTTCGATTTATGTAGGCAATAAAAAAATTTCAAAGGCACAGTTAAAGAACTATAAAAATAGTGAAATTTATTTTGTAACGAAAAAACAATTTAGCAAAGAAGTCGTAGATAAAATGATTGTCTTAGCTAAAAATGAACGAACGTACTATCAACCTATTGATCGTGTATCGTTAAATGTCAACACGTTGACATTACGTAATACATTAAAAATTCAATATCATAAAGGTTCGATTTTAATTCGTAATGGGCGTCTAGTAGAGCCGGAGGGGTTAATTTCATTAGGTTCAAATCAATCGCCAATTGCTACTACGGCATTTGTATTAACGGATGGTGCAACGAAAAGTGAGTATGCTCATGTTGTAAACATTTCAAATGATGCATTTATTGCTCCAAACTTATCAAAATATGACCTATACTTTGGTCGTATTGATGTAGCTGATGTAGGTGCTTATCAGGTGGAATTATCAAATTTAGAACACTTTAATAATCATTTCTGGAATTCGAATAGCACAATTACACCGTTTGCATTTAGTAATTCAACTATTGCTTCAGAAATCGACCGTTCTTCAAAATTCAAAGTAATTCCTGAGCTTGATTTAGATTTATATGATAGCTATTCAAACTCACCAAATCCGTATTACGGGTATTTTTATGTAAATGATGGTCATATTCAAGGGATTCACTTTGTTCCTGGTGAAAAACTTGCAACATTAACGTTAACAGGACGCGTTGACTCGGTGAACTATAGTACACAAAAAATATCGATAAAAGATAGTAGCCAATGGAATAGAGATGGTAGCTGGAGCTCACGCTATGGTGCGTTATCGATTGATGTATCGAAAGCGATGATTGTGAAAAACGGTAAAGTTATCACTATTAATGACGTGAAAGCAACAGATCATATTACTGCAATAGCTAGTTCA
- a CDS encoding YjfB family protein: MDIAALAMSMKQAELMQNVSLAVTKQTLEFQEQSTEQLLEILDAPHPTLGHTIDVSI, translated from the coding sequence ATGGATATTGCAGCATTAGCAATGTCGATGAAACAGGCAGAATTAATGCAAAACGTTTCATTGGCTGTTACAAAACAAACGTTGGAATTTCAAGAGCAATCTACAGAACAGTTACTTGAAATTTTAGATGCTCCACACCCAACATTAGGTCACACGATTGATGTGTCAATATAA
- the yihA gene encoding ribosome biogenesis GTP-binding protein YihA/YsxC, whose translation MKVHNVEMIGSFVREEQFPEDGLPEFALAGRSNVGKSSFINRMIGRKAMARISSKPGKTQQLNFYRIEEQLYFVDVPGYGYAKVSKSERAAWGKMIEKYFMGREQLRAVVLIIDIRHNPTNDDQMMYDFLKHYNIPVIVVATKADKIPKGKWDKHKKIVREVLQMEREDPLLIFSSEKGLGFEEAWAEIEGRF comes from the coding sequence ATGAAAGTCCATAACGTAGAAATGATCGGAAGTTTTGTCCGAGAAGAACAATTCCCAGAAGACGGTTTACCTGAGTTTGCGTTAGCGGGGCGTTCGAATGTCGGCAAATCTTCGTTCATTAATCGTATGATTGGCCGTAAAGCAATGGCACGTATTTCGTCAAAGCCCGGTAAAACGCAACAGTTAAACTTTTATCGTATTGAAGAGCAGCTGTATTTCGTTGACGTACCAGGCTATGGTTACGCGAAAGTGTCAAAATCTGAACGCGCAGCATGGGGGAAAATGATTGAAAAGTACTTCATGGGCCGCGAGCAGTTACGTGCAGTTGTGCTAATCATCGATATCCGCCACAATCCAACAAATGATGACCAAATGATGTATGATTTCTTAAAGCATTACAACATTCCAGTAATCGTTGTTGCGACAAAGGCAGACAAAATCCCGAAAGGTAAATGGGATAAACACAAAAAGATTGTCCGCGAAGTATTACAAATGGAACGAGAAGATCCGTTATTAATCTTCTCTTCAGAAAAAGGTCTTGGTTTTGAAGAAGCTTGGGCTGAAATCGAAGGACGTTTTTAA